The genomic window TGGAGAGTCTCACCAAGGTTTACGGCGTGGCCATCGTGGTGAGCGAGAGCACCTGGAACCTGGTCCGTGGGAACTTTATCGGGCGCGAACTGGACGTCGTCCGGGTGAAGGGCAGGCTCCACGCTGTGGCGATCTATGAAATCATGGGGAGGAAGGGCGATGGGATACCCGCGGAAGCCCTCGATGTCTATCACGAAGGCCTTCATTTGTACCGGCGGGGCGAATGGGCAAAAGCCCTGGAACTGTTCATCAGGATGGAAGAGTGGCTGCCCGCCGATCGCCCTTCAACGCTCTACCAGGCAAGGTGCCGCGGTCTATTGAACCGGCCGCCGGAGGGCGAATGGTCCCACGTGACCGTTCTTGACCGGAAATGAGCCGCTTCAGCGCCGAAACATCACGCGAAACCATGTGCCGAACAGGTGGGAAAACCGCACGACGGCTTCCTTTAAAAGGTTGAAGCGGCTCCTGCGGTAATCGCGGCACGCCACGGGCAGAACGACTGTGGACAACCCCGCCCGCCTGCTTGCGCAAAGGATCTCGAGGACGTAATTGGTGTCTTCACTGATATTTTCGGCCAGCGGTCTAACCTTGTCGATCCGGTACGCCTTCGCTCCCAGGGAATAGTCGTCGTAGGGGAGATTGAGGAGCAACTGAGCGCACAGGATGAAGAGGTGGCTTCCCAGCCGCCGCCAGGCCGAACGCCGCTGCGAACCCGAACGCTTGGAACCCACCACCAGATCGTGTTGCCGCAGCAGGTCGAGGGCCCGCGGAACGAATTCCAGGTCCACCGACAAATCCATGTCCAGTGAAATCAAGAAAGGGGACGCAGCCAGATCGAGCGCTTTCCGGTATACCACGCCGACGGTACCGCGCCGTTCGAGGTGAAAGAAACGGATGGGCAGGGGTTTGGCCTGGCCGAGCAGATTTCCCAGGAAGACCGTGGCGTCGGTGGAGCCGTTGCTGCCGAGGATGATCTCCCCGCGCAGGGCACGGTCCCGGAAAAATCGCAGCAGCTTTGCCACGTTGGGGACCAGGCATTCTTCCTCATTGTAGACCGGGATGAGAACCGTGAAGTCATACGTTGTCATCGGCCGGCCTTTCTTGAGCTTCCCGGATGGGATGTTCCTGGAAGACGTGCACGGACACCCTTCAGAAATTCGAGGAAAAGCCCCGCCGCGGCGAGCCGGTTCGTGCCGCGGCGAAGGAACTCGGCTACGTAGGAGGGCCGCAGGCAGTATCTCAGGACGATGCGCTTCAACCTCGCGTCGTCGATGCGCGCGGCACCCGCATTTTCCCACCATGGGCCGCTCAGATCGAGCATTTCGCCCAGTTTCGTGCAGGGATACGGCGTCACCGGGTGGAAGGAAGCATAGGTGAGATTCAGCCTTCGAGCAAGACTTTCCGTGGCCAGCCAGTCCTTGGGTGTTTCCCAGGGGAATCCCAGCAGGAAAAAACCCGCCGTGGCAATGCCGGCTGCCTTGGCCCACCGAACGGCATTCTCGGTTTGAGTGACGGAAATGTTTTTCCGAAGCCTCCGGTGCGTTCCCGAAGCGCCGCTTTCGATCCCGAAATGAA from Syntrophobacter fumaroxidans MPOB includes these protein-coding regions:
- a CDS encoding glycosyltransferase family 2 protein; translation: MTTYDFTVLIPVYNEEECLVPNVAKLLRFFRDRALRGEIILGSNGSTDATVFLGNLLGQAKPLPIRFFHLERRGTVGVVYRKALDLAASPFLISLDMDLSVDLEFVPRALDLLRQHDLVVGSKRSGSQRRSAWRRLGSHLFILCAQLLLNLPYDDYSLGAKAYRIDKVRPLAENISEDTNYVLEILCASRRAGLSTVVLPVACRDYRRSRFNLLKEAVVRFSHLFGTWFRVMFRR